The following are from one region of the Ischnura elegans chromosome X, ioIscEleg1.1, whole genome shotgun sequence genome:
- the LOC124170518 gene encoding uncharacterized protein LOC124170518, which translates to MWGRRQPKEMQFSHVEEYENLASNMELQVQLLLKAHNYNTVGNFLRFYDSFISSDWDEQDLEGYFRKYQPLITAEHHTCVGLGLELIKRLSEIFAHIKESFFLASCEETIEESEKYVGGGGEPCQWTAEKEHVLVGLRMSVRGRRGVMLLDPGYHIARAITVMQDCSYPHTGWFTQMDEPHCKKEYLYTTSGGGAYVTWKVRETRPIGHSIDEAQGCNPGVKVAEHLSLVYIGLPFLNPVSVTERRNLVYDFKSLLHRDAKGHLEAGLYFSLNQSNFHKAGLTLFYCRGGVRHQTKVPFSYLDGTQGKKMEGAEEYFEFIEEVGRQLGMPTGDFYSLLSQLAMAMKNKSFLEQLLGINNAINEIAANN; encoded by the exons ATGTGGGGCAGGAGACAGCCAAAGGAAATGCAATTCTCTCATGTGGAGGAGTACGAAAATCTGGCCTCCAACATGGAGCTCCAAGTTCAGCTGTTGCTGAAGGCCCACAATTACAACACTGTGGGAAATTTCTTAAG GTTTTATGATTCATTCATTTCAAGTGACTGGGATGAACAAGACTTAGAAGGCTACTTTAGAAAATATCAGCCGCTGATCACAGCTGAACATCACACATGCGTGGGACTTGGCTTGGAACTCATTAAACGATTGTCGGAAATATTTGCACACATCAAAGAAAGTTTTTTCCTGGCATCTTGTGAAGAG aCGATTGAAGAATCTGAAAAGTATGTTGGAGGTGGAGGCGAGCCTTGCCAATGGACGGCTGAGAAGGAGCATGTATTGGTTGGACTTAGAATGTCAGTGAGAGGGAGGAGAGGAGTCATGCTCCTTGACCCAGGTTACCATATTGCCCGAGCAATAACAGTAATGCAGGATTGCAGCTATCCACATAcag GTTGGTTCACTCAAATGGATGAGCCTCACTGCAAGAAAGAGTATCTCTACACGACAAGTGGTGGTGGTGCCTATGTGACTTGGAAAGTGAGGGAGACAAGGCCCATTGGACACAGCATTGACGAGGCTCAAGGATGTAACCCAGGAGTGAAAGTAGCGGAGCATTTGAGTCTAGTATACATTGGGCTACCATTTTTGAACCCTGTGTCTGTTACAGAGCGCAGAAATCTTGTATATGATTTTAAATCTCTTCTCCACCGTGATGCCAAAGGACATTTGGAAGCAGGTCTATACTTTTCATTGAACCAATCTAATTTCCATAAAGCAGGATTAACTCTGTTCTACTGCAGGGGAGGAGTGAGGCATCAAACTAAAGTTCCATTTTCATATCTCGATGGGACACAGGGCAAGAAAATGGAAGGTGCAGAGGAATATTTTGAGTTTATAGAAGAAGTAGGGAGGCAGTTAGGGATGCCAACGGGAGATTTTTATTCTCTGCTCTCTCAGTTAGCAatggcaatgaaaaataagtccTTTTTGGAGCAACTGTTGGGAATCAATAATGCAATCAATGAGATAGCGGCAAATAATTAA